A region from the Simiduia sp. 21SJ11W-1 genome encodes:
- a CDS encoding DUF4156 domain-containing protein, with protein sequence MRILPLVGLSALAAACTWVEPKPEAAHISVEPLSDVQHCDRLGETTSKGVSKVGIFVRKDEKVMDELAALAKDSAFNMGGNRLVRESELKSDGSMTFGIYRCP encoded by the coding sequence ATGCGAATTCTTCCCCTCGTTGGTTTGTCAGCCTTGGCCGCGGCCTGTACCTGGGTAGAACCCAAGCCAGAGGCGGCTCATATTTCTGTAGAGCCGTTAAGCGACGTACAACATTGTGATCGCCTGGGTGAAACCACCTCCAAGGGCGTTAGCAAGGTAGGCATTTTTGTACGCAAAGATGAAAAGGTAATGGACGAGCTGGCAGCGTTGGCCAAAGATTCCGCCTTCAACATGGGCGGGAATCGCCTGGTGCGCGAGTCGGAATTAAAGAGTGATGGCTCAATGACCTTTGGCATTTACCGCTGCCCGTAA